One window of Desulfarculus baarsii DSM 2075 genomic DNA carries:
- a CDS encoding histone deacetylase family protein: protein MHIGLVHHPVFQEHDPGRFHVEVPGRLRVLDQAMRGWTGLRNCQRMPLRQATEAELRRVHHPAHIARVAATEGKHTALDADTGVSPRSFEAALLAAGSLIDLCDRAMIGHFYNGMALVRPPGHHATPDRAMGFCLFNNVAVAAAHLIEARGLERVLIVDWDVHHGNGTEDTFYSEGRVMYFSTHQSPMYPGSGPVSAVGSGAGEGRTVNAPMSAGRGDLEYIRVFKDLLTPIARCFKPQFILVSAGFDAHHEDPLGGMRITSSGFAALTQILMELSSEFCPGRLVLTLEGGYAVSALARSVLACLDVLAGRREDELIAQAAEVEPPRIIARSREIMGGYWSLD from the coding sequence ATGCATATCGGACTGGTCCATCACCCGGTTTTTCAAGAGCACGACCCTGGCAGGTTCCACGTCGAAGTACCGGGCAGGCTGCGGGTGCTGGACCAGGCCATGCGCGGCTGGACGGGCCTGCGCAACTGCCAGCGCATGCCCTTGCGCCAAGCCACCGAGGCCGAACTGCGCCGGGTGCATCATCCCGCGCACATCGCCCGCGTGGCCGCCACCGAGGGCAAGCACACCGCCCTCGACGCCGACACCGGCGTCTCGCCCCGCTCTTTCGAGGCGGCGCTCCTGGCCGCCGGTAGCCTGATCGACCTTTGCGACCGCGCCATGATCGGCCATTTTTACAACGGCATGGCCCTGGTGCGGCCGCCGGGCCACCACGCCACGCCCGATCGGGCCATGGGCTTTTGCCTGTTCAACAACGTGGCCGTGGCCGCCGCCCACCTCATCGAGGCCCGTGGGCTGGAGCGCGTGTTGATCGTCGACTGGGACGTGCACCACGGCAACGGCACCGAGGACACCTTCTATTCCGAGGGCCGGGTGATGTATTTTTCCACCCACCAGTCGCCGATGTACCCAGGCTCCGGCCCGGTCAGCGCGGTGGGCAGCGGCGCCGGCGAGGGTCGCACGGTCAACGCGCCCATGTCGGCCGGCCGGGGCGATCTGGAATACATCCGCGTGTTCAAGGATCTGCTGACGCCCATTGCCCGTTGTTTCAAGCCCCAGTTCATTCTGGTCTCGGCCGGCTTTGACGCCCACCACGAGGATCCCTTGGGCGGCATGCGCATAACGTCAAGTGGTTTCGCGGCCTTGACGCAGATTCTCATGGAGCTTTCCTCGGAATTTTGCCCCGGCCGGCTGGTGCTGACGCTGGAGGGCGGCTACGCCGTTTCGGCCTTGGCCCGCTCGGTGCTGGCCTGTCTGGACGTGTTGGCCGGCCGCCGCGAGGACGAACTGATCGCCCAGGCCGCCGAGGTCGAGCCGCCGCGCATCATCGCCCGCTCGCGGGAGATCATGGGCGGTTATTGGTCGCTGGACTGA
- a CDS encoding sodium:solute symporter family protein codes for MTPFVIKIVTALIYLAVIFYLGYKGWKETKSASDYMLAGRQMNPFVMAMSYGATFISTSAIIGFGGAAAMFGFPLLWLTFLNIFVGIFIAMAFLGKRTRRMGVALDAHTFPELLGLRYQSRFIQGFSGLVIFLFIPVYAAAVLIGISRMLEVSLGIPYDVALIGFTVILAIYVITGGLKAVMYTDAFQGSVMFVMMIILVAFAYYSLGGFTEAHQQLTDMAPLMPEKLVKGGMKGWTQGAVAGSPLWLTIYTTIVYGVGIGVLAQPQLSVRFMTVASDRELNRGVLYGGVFILFMTGVAFVVGALSNVVFYKALGKISIAVAEGNSDKIIPEYITQMMPEWFGVLFLLAMFAAAMSTLSSQFHVGGTSLGRDFYERGLGKKAANEVMLNQAGIGVTILITLIWGKYLPESIIAPATAFFFGLCAAAFLPAYVLGLYWKGMTKIGAVVSMAGGFAASMFYLLFVHTKESQAIGLCKSMFGVDSLAMLAEKGSAGFMLQWVDPNIIALPVSFILAVVASLLTRKMDDEHLNLCWRHL; via the coding sequence ATGACACCATTTGTGATAAAAATCGTCACGGCGCTGATCTATCTGGCGGTGATCTTCTACCTTGGCTACAAAGGCTGGAAGGAAACCAAAAGCGCCAGCGATTACATGCTGGCCGGTCGCCAGATGAACCCCTTTGTCATGGCCATGAGCTATGGCGCCACGTTCATTTCCACCTCGGCCATCATCGGCTTTGGCGGCGCGGCGGCCATGTTCGGCTTTCCCCTGCTATGGCTGACGTTTCTTAATATTTTCGTGGGCATTTTCATAGCCATGGCCTTTTTGGGCAAGCGCACGCGGCGCATGGGCGTGGCCCTGGACGCCCACACCTTTCCCGAGCTTTTGGGCCTGCGCTATCAATCGCGATTTATCCAGGGCTTTTCCGGCCTGGTCATCTTTTTGTTCATCCCGGTCTACGCCGCGGCGGTGCTGATCGGCATCAGCCGCATGCTGGAAGTGAGCCTTGGCATCCCTTACGATGTGGCCTTGATCGGCTTCACGGTCATTTTGGCCATCTACGTCATCACCGGCGGCCTGAAGGCCGTGATGTACACCGACGCCTTCCAGGGCTCGGTGATGTTCGTGATGATGATCATCCTGGTGGCCTTCGCCTATTACAGCCTGGGCGGCTTCACCGAGGCGCACCAGCAGCTCACCGACATGGCCCCGCTCATGCCCGAAAAGCTGGTCAAGGGCGGCATGAAGGGCTGGACCCAAGGCGCCGTGGCCGGTTCGCCACTGTGGCTGACCATCTACACCACCATCGTCTACGGCGTGGGCATCGGCGTATTGGCCCAGCCCCAGCTTTCGGTGCGTTTCATGACCGTGGCCTCCGACCGCGAACTCAACCGCGGCGTGCTCTATGGCGGCGTGTTCATCCTGTTCATGACCGGCGTGGCCTTCGTGGTGGGCGCGCTGTCCAACGTGGTCTTTTACAAGGCCCTGGGCAAGATCTCCATCGCCGTGGCCGAGGGCAACAGCGACAAGATCATCCCCGAATACATCACCCAGATGATGCCCGAATGGTTTGGCGTGCTGTTTTTGCTGGCCATGTTCGCCGCGGCCATGAGCACGCTCTCCAGCCAGTTTCACGTGGGCGGCACCAGCTTGGGCCGCGATTTCTACGAGCGGGGCCTGGGCAAAAAAGCCGCCAACGAGGTGATGCTCAACCAGGCCGGCATCGGCGTGACCATCCTGATCACCCTGATCTGGGGCAAGTATCTGCCCGAATCGATCATCGCCCCGGCCACGGCCTTTTTCTTCGGCCTGTGCGCGGCGGCCTTTTTGCCGGCCTACGTGCTGGGCCTCTACTGGAAGGGCATGACCAAGATCGGCGCGGTGGTCTCCATGGCCGGCGGTTTCGCGGCTTCGATGTTCTATCTGCTGTTTGTCCACACCAAGGAATCCCAGGCCATCGGCCTGTGCAAGTCCATGTTCGGCGTCGACAGCCTGGCCATGCTGGCCGAAAAAGGCTCGGCGGGCTTCATGCTGCAATGGGTCGACCCCAACATCATCGCCCTGCCGGTTTCGTTCATACTAGCCGTTGTGGCCAGCCTGCTCACGCGCAAGATGGACGATGAACACTTGAATCTGTGCTGGCGACACCTGTAG
- a CDS encoding symporter small accessory protein, which translates to MFGIESLELAWAYILCILASLLCVVYGVVKWNETGPPSGELRNESAKQRKKRKKT; encoded by the coding sequence TTGTTCGGCATAGAAAGCCTGGAATTGGCATGGGCCTACATCCTATGCATCCTGGCCTCGCTGTTGTGCGTGGTCTATGGGGTGGTCAAGTGGAACGAAACCGGGCCGCCGTCGGGCGAATTGCGTAACGAGTCGGCCAAACAGCGGAAAAAGCGCAAAAAGACTTGA
- the gatC gene encoding Asp-tRNA(Asn)/Glu-tRNA(Gln) amidotransferase subunit GatC, translating into MKISAEEVAQVAALARLKLDEAMTTMLTEQMNDILGYMDKLGELDTSGVPATNHALTLTGAMRPDQIAPSLARDEALANAPRGNGESFVVPRVI; encoded by the coding sequence ATGAAAATCAGCGCCGAGGAAGTGGCCCAGGTGGCGGCTTTGGCCCGCCTGAAGCTGGACGAGGCCATGACCACGATGCTCACCGAGCAGATGAACGACATCCTGGGCTACATGGACAAGCTTGGCGAGTTGGACACAAGCGGCGTGCCGGCCACCAACCACGCCCTGACCCTGACCGGGGCCATGCGGCCCGATCAGATCGCCCCCAGCCTGGCGCGCGACGAGGCCCTGGCCAACGCGCCCCGTGGCAACGGCGAAAGCTTTGTCGTCCCCCGCGTGATTTAG
- a CDS encoding PaaI family thioesterase, with translation MNQPEPYMTDDQLRAIFAGLERHHLHAMFGVKVERAADGQAVARCTLGQNHMNILGSIHGGVYYVLLDVASYCAALTVLPVSANAATIDIHVSVLRPAKIGDEMELRGVVRKRGRSLIFLESQALVNGKPAALAHVTKSIAPFDMRKLMQAG, from the coding sequence ATGAACCAACCCGAGCCATACATGACCGACGATCAACTGCGCGCCATTTTCGCTGGCCTGGAGCGTCACCATCTGCACGCCATGTTCGGCGTCAAGGTCGAGCGCGCCGCCGATGGTCAGGCCGTGGCGCGCTGCACTCTGGGCCAAAACCACATGAACATCCTGGGCTCGATCCACGGCGGGGTCTATTATGTTTTGCTGGATGTGGCCTCATATTGCGCGGCGTTGACGGTTTTGCCCGTCAGCGCCAACGCCGCCACCATCGATATTCATGTGTCGGTGTTGCGGCCGGCCAAGATCGGCGACGAAATGGAGCTGCGCGGCGTGGTTCGCAAGCGTGGTCGCAGCCTGATTTTTCTGGAATCGCAAGCCCTGGTCAACGGCAAGCCGGCCGCCCTGGCCCACGTCACCAAGAGCATCGCGCCCTTTGACATGCGAAAGCTGATGCAGGCCGGCTAG
- a CDS encoding aldo/keto reductase — protein MARVLNEKAASAEATAKALSRVGLAHGPLGRSGLVVSRIGFGCYRVGPSEPDQRQALEAALLAGVNLIDTSANYADGGSEMLVGQTLAELGQRGRPRREQVVIVSKGGYLQGFNLALSQRRRQQGRPFPELLELGPNLEHCIHPDFLADQIGRSLERLGVERIDVYLLHNPEYYLGWATQKQGLELDQARAEFYRRLKAAMMHLEREAKAGRIGWHGLSSNTMGHRPADPEFVSLSQVCALAEDLGPGHHFLAAQTPLNLLEPGAAVNVNQPGGQTFLGMAHAQGLAVLINRPLNAMTPDGHLVRLAQGPAVAAPPPGAIVDGLAELAALEAQGQELLAPLAQAGRLPAEALAALPAAEGLGRHWDSFSGLEQWATIRDGYLRPRLEFVRQAVARAAGDAPAVGQWLERLGQSATALHQAIDALYQAMAAKQAQQIAKGFGERFGPWVAADGGLAQTALRAARATKGVSCVLLGMRRPAYVEDALAELRRPLPQADAADLWRALAERPLWP, from the coding sequence ATGGCGCGCGTTCTGAACGAAAAGGCGGCCAGCGCCGAGGCCACGGCCAAGGCCCTGAGCCGCGTGGGCCTGGCCCATGGGCCGCTGGGTCGCAGCGGGTTGGTGGTCAGCCGGATCGGTTTTGGCTGCTACCGCGTTGGGCCCTCCGAGCCCGATCAGCGCCAAGCCCTGGAGGCGGCGTTGCTGGCCGGCGTCAACCTCATCGACACCAGCGCCAACTACGCCGACGGCGGCTCGGAGATGCTGGTGGGCCAAACCCTGGCCGAACTTGGCCAGCGCGGCCGCCCGCGCCGCGAGCAGGTCGTGATCGTCAGCAAGGGCGGCTACCTGCAAGGCTTCAACCTTGCCCTCAGCCAGCGCCGTCGCCAGCAAGGGCGGCCCTTTCCCGAACTGCTGGAGCTTGGCCCCAACCTGGAGCACTGCATCCATCCCGATTTTCTGGCCGATCAGATCGGCCGCAGCCTGGAGCGCCTGGGGGTGGAGCGCATCGACGTCTATTTGCTCCACAATCCGGAATATTATCTGGGCTGGGCCACGCAAAAACAGGGCCTGGAGTTGGACCAAGCCAGGGCCGAGTTTTACCGCCGGCTGAAGGCGGCCATGATGCATCTGGAGCGCGAGGCCAAGGCCGGGCGCATCGGCTGGCACGGGCTGAGCTCCAACACCATGGGCCATCGCCCGGCCGACCCCGAGTTCGTTTCGCTGAGCCAAGTCTGCGCCCTGGCCGAGGATCTGGGGCCGGGGCATCATTTCCTGGCCGCCCAGACGCCGCTGAACCTGCTGGAGCCCGGCGCGGCGGTCAACGTCAACCAGCCCGGCGGCCAGACTTTTCTGGGCATGGCCCACGCTCAGGGCCTGGCCGTGCTGATCAACCGGCCGCTCAACGCCATGACGCCCGACGGTCACCTCGTGCGCCTGGCCCAGGGGCCGGCCGTGGCCGCGCCGCCGCCGGGGGCCATCGTCGACGGCTTGGCCGAGCTTGCCGCCCTGGAGGCCCAAGGTCAAGAACTGCTAGCGCCCCTGGCCCAAGCCGGCCGTCTGCCCGCCGAGGCGCTGGCGGCCTTGCCCGCGGCCGAAGGTCTGGGGCGCCACTGGGACAGCTTCAGCGGCCTGGAGCAATGGGCCACCATCCGCGACGGCTATCTGCGGCCGCGCCTGGAGTTCGTGCGCCAGGCCGTGGCCCGCGCCGCCGGGGACGCGCCGGCGGTCGGCCAGTGGCTGGAGCGTTTGGGCCAGAGCGCCACGGCCCTGCACCAGGCCATCGACGCCCTTTATCAGGCCATGGCCGCCAAGCAGGCCCAGCAGATCGCCAAAGGCTTTGGCGAACGTTTCGGGCCGTGGGTCGCCGCCGATGGCGGTTTGGCCCAGACGGCCCTGCGCGCCGCGCGGGCGACCAAGGGCGTTAGCTGCGTGTTGCTGGGCATGCGTCGGCCGGCCTATGTCGAGGATGCGTTGGCCGAGCTGCGCCGGCCGCTGCCTCAGGCCGACGCCGCCGACCTGTGGCGGGCCCTGGCCGAGCGACCGCTCTGGCCCTAG
- the gatA gene encoding Asp-tRNA(Asn)/Glu-tRNA(Gln) amidotransferase subunit GatA yields the protein MNYHDLTIAQASQLLAKGELSSVELTKAMLERVAATEERVHAYITLTPELALEQAANADKMRAQGQAGPLTGVPAGVKDVLCTRGVATTCASRMLQNFTPPYSATLVRKLEAAGMVMLGKHNMDEFAMGSSTENSAFGPTSNPWDLRAVPGGSSGGSAASVAARSCFYAIGTDTGGSIRQPASHCGVVGLKPTYGRVSRLGLVAFASSLDQAGPITRSVADAATVLQVIAGHDPADSTSAPRPVPDYAAALRRGVKGLRLGVPKEYFVAGMDPQVEDAVRAAIATLEGLGAQVRPISLPHAEYSLAVYYIIAPAECSSNLARYDGVKYGLSIRPEGADLLEMYTATRSQGFGKEVIRRIMLGTYVLSAGYYDAYYNKASQVRTLLIEDFAAAFKEVDAIVTPVAPTPAFDKGQMTDDPMQMYLSDIFTLSCNLAGLPGMSLPCGFAQSGRPIGLQLMAPHFAEETLLAVGQAFQEATDFHARLAAI from the coding sequence ATGAACTATCACGACTTGACCATCGCGCAGGCCAGCCAGTTGCTGGCCAAGGGCGAGCTATCCTCGGTGGAGCTGACCAAAGCCATGCTCGAACGCGTGGCCGCCACCGAGGAGCGCGTCCACGCCTACATCACCCTGACGCCCGAGTTGGCCCTGGAGCAGGCGGCCAACGCCGACAAGATGCGCGCCCAAGGCCAGGCCGGCCCGCTGACCGGCGTGCCCGCCGGCGTCAAGGACGTGCTCTGCACCCGTGGCGTGGCCACCACCTGCGCCAGCCGCATGCTGCAGAACTTCACGCCGCCCTACTCGGCCACCTTGGTGCGCAAGCTGGAGGCGGCCGGCATGGTCATGCTGGGCAAGCACAACATGGACGAGTTCGCCATGGGCAGCTCCACCGAAAACTCGGCCTTTGGCCCCACCAGCAATCCGTGGGACTTGCGGGCCGTGCCCGGAGGCTCCTCGGGCGGCTCGGCGGCCAGCGTGGCCGCGCGTTCGTGCTTTTACGCCATTGGCACCGACACCGGCGGCTCCATTCGCCAGCCGGCCAGCCACTGCGGCGTGGTCGGCCTCAAGCCGACCTACGGCCGGGTCAGCCGCCTGGGCCTGGTGGCCTTTGCCAGCAGCCTCGACCAGGCCGGGCCCATCACCCGCAGCGTGGCCGACGCGGCGACCGTCTTGCAGGTCATCGCTGGCCACGACCCGGCCGACTCCACCAGCGCCCCGCGCCCCGTGCCCGACTACGCCGCCGCCCTGCGACGGGGCGTCAAGGGCCTGCGCCTGGGCGTGCCCAAGGAATACTTCGTCGCGGGCATGGACCCCCAGGTCGAAGACGCGGTGCGCGCGGCCATCGCCACCCTGGAGGGCCTGGGCGCCCAAGTGCGACCCATCAGCCTGCCCCACGCCGAATACAGTTTGGCGGTCTATTACATCATCGCCCCGGCCGAGTGCAGCAGCAACCTGGCCCGCTACGACGGCGTCAAGTATGGCCTGTCCATCCGCCCGGAGGGCGCGGACTTGCTGGAGATGTACACCGCCACCCGCTCCCAGGGCTTTGGCAAGGAGGTCATCCGGCGGATCATGCTGGGCACATACGTGCTCAGCGCCGGCTACTACGACGCCTATTACAACAAGGCCAGCCAGGTGCGCACGCTCTTGATCGAGGATTTCGCGGCGGCCTTCAAGGAAGTCGACGCCATCGTCACGCCGGTGGCCCCCACTCCGGCCTTTGACAAGGGCCAGATGACCGACGATCCCATGCAGATGTATCTCAGCGATATTTTTACGCTATCGTGCAACTTGGCGGGCTTGCCGGGCATGAGCCTGCCCTGTGGTTTCGCCCAGAGCGGCCGGCCCATCGGCCTGCAACTGATGGCCCCCCACTTTGCCGAGGAGACGCTCTTGGCCGTGGGCCAGGCCTTCCAGGAGGCCACGGACTTTCACGCCCGACTGGCCGCTATCTGA